Sequence from the Burkholderia sp. GAS332 genome:
GTGCGCGATTACCGCTGAGGCGCTGGAAGACCATTTCGGCGCTGATTCCGCGCTCGAATCCGCCCTGATGGCTGCTTTCGAAAAGGGTCGCAACCGCATCCGCTCGGTTTGCGCGGAAGCACTCGACCGGAACGACGGCGATGGCGTAGTCTTGCATAGTGGACTGTTCAGAGTGGAAGGCATGGAACCCGATCGCGGCACCACCGCGTAGTCCGGGCGAATGCCTACCGCCCGTGCGCGCATTTTCCAGCGCGGCGTTGTACGGCGGCGTGGTCCGCAAAACGCGAATCAACGATGTAAGGAGGCCTTATGTCACTCATCGTCGCAGCACGATTTACGACTTTCCCGGCCGCTGAAGATGCGGCGCAAAAGCTCTTCAACGCAGGTTTCGTCGAAGAAGACGTCACGCTCTTTTTCGTCAATCCACGCGGTCAGCACGCGCGTTATCCGATCGGCGGCGATACCCATACCGATCCGGGCGCGCGGGATGCGCCGAAGGGTGCAGGAATGGGGGTCACCATTGGTGCGGTCGTGGGTGCGGTGGTCGGCGTCGCGATATTTGCAGCGTTTTCGACGCCGCTTCTCATCTCGCTGATCGCGGCCGGCGTCGGCGCGTACATCGGCTCGATGGTCGGGGCGATGGCGCGCACCCGTGAAAGCGGCCACGCGGGCCACCATTTGCCATTTCATCAAGAAATGCGCGATTCCGGTGTACTGGTTGCCGTGCATGTGTGCCCCGAGAATCAATTCGACGCCGCTCGCGTATTGCGCGAAGCAGGGGGCCTCGCGATCGAGCGCGCGAGTGGGCGCTGGCAGCAGGGGCGCTGGGCCGACTTCGATCCCACCAGAACGCCCGAGCCACTCAACGAATTCAGCGAGAGGCATGCTTGAGCGAGCGCTGTCGTTTGAGCAAACAGGCGGTAAATAGCAAAACGGCCCGACGAATGTCGGGCCGTTTTGCATTCAAAGGGGTCGTCACGGCGGGCAACATTTACGCGCGTTGCCAAGATTGCGAACGCGTGTCGATGCTCGCCGTCACTGTCAGACACGGCGTCGGCGGGCGAGCGCGCCGGGCACGGCGCATGCGCAGGGTCACGTGAACCCCGTTGCTACCTTGGAGTGCATAGCGGCGGATTCCACGATTAACGAAACCCCTGGAGGTATTGAATGGCTACGAACGTTGTTTCCGTGCTGAACGATCTGGTCGAAACGTCGAAGGATGGCGAGAAGGGCTTTCGCAAGGCAGCAGAAGACGCGCATGACGCGCAACTGAAAACGATGTTCCTGTCGCGCGTCGAGGACTGTATGCGCGGCGCGCGTGAACTACAGGATGCGGTTCAAGCTTTGGGCGGCAAGCCTGAAACCGGCGGCAGCGTGAGCGGTGCGTTGCATCGCGGCTGGGTCGACGTGAAATCCGCGGTGACGCACCGCAGCGACCACGACATCCTGGCCGAATGCGAAAAGGGCGAAGACGTCGCGAAGAAGCGTTATCACGATGCGCTTGAAAAGGATTTGCCGCTGGATGTACGCGCAATTGTCGAGCGTCAGTATCAGGGCGTGCTGCAAAATCATGACCGTGTGCGCGATCTGCGTGATCAGTACGCCGCGGCCAAGGGGTAATTGCCAGTAGCAAAAAGAGCCGGCCGAAGCCGGCTCCCCTCGATCTGATCGGCCGAACTTATTCCGCCACGATCTTCAAATGGTTCCTCACGCTCGAGACGCCGTCTACGCCTTTCACGACTTCTCCCGCAGCGGCCTTGTCGTCGGCCGACGGCACCGAGCCCGTGAGCCACACCACGCCCTTGCGGGTCTTCACATGGATGTGAGTCGATTTGACGTTCTTCGCGCTGAGCAATTCGGCCTTGGCCTTGGTGGTGATGGTGCCGTCGTCGACGTGCTGGCCGATGGTTTCGGATGCTGCCGACGGGGCCGAAGCGCTGGTCTGCGCCGTGGCGTTCAGCGCGAAAGCAACGCAAGCGATGCTGCCTGCGGTCTTCAAAAGTTGGATGGTCTTCATGGTTTCTCCTTCGGATGTTGATGAAAAATGCGGTCTTGTTGTCTGCGACCTATTCGCGTGAAAAGACCCACGTCCGTCCACATCGTGTTGACCCGCAAGGTATGTGCCCGGCTTGCCGCACAGGTGATCGATGCCGGGAAATGCCGTTAGGGCATGGGCATTCAGACTGAGGAATAGCGGGAGGTGCCGTTCCGGCGCGGGCATTCAAGCTGAGGAGGAACGGGGGGGGCCGGTTTGGCGCGCCGTCCGGCAACCCGAAAGGCTCGCGACCGCAAATTGCCGGGTTCTTGTAAAAATGGCGCTCGCGCTGCTGCGCAAGTAGCGGACCTGAACAGGCAAAACTTAGAAAAAACAGGATGTTGGGTGAACTGGTATGACAGTTGCTCTATTGAGGCCACGTGCTATTTCTCAGCGACTAACGGGACCTCACTACAATGCCTTCCATTGAACTACGCACAAGGCAGTCTCTTGCCCTCACGCCGCGTCTGCAGCAATCCGTGCGTCTGTTGCAGTTGTCGTCTCTGGAGTTCCAGCAGGAGTTGCGCACCGCGCTCGACACCAATCCGTTCCTCGAGTACGACTCGACCGACACGGAAGACGTCGCGCTCGCCGCTGCAACGCCAGGCGATGACGCCGGCGAGATGCCCGCCACGGACACGGCCGCGGCCGCTACCGCCGAACCTGAATCGTTGCCGGCTGATACCGGCGGCAGCGACACGATTGAGAGCGCGGGGCAGGATGACATACCCGGCGACTTTTCGGGCGACTACAGCAGCCGCAGTTCGATGCGCCAGAACGGCGACGCCGACAGCAGCGATCCTGCCGAATGGGCGCGTTCACAACCGACCTTGCGCGAGCAGTTGCATGATTCGCTATGCCTCTACCGACTTGACGATCGCGACCGTGCAGTGGCCCGCTTCATCATCGAGGCGCTCGACGACGACGGCTATCTGCGTCAGTCGCTTTCCGATCTTGCGGCTAGCGTCGAGCTCCAACCTGAACTGACCGAAGCAGAATTGCTGGTGGCGCTGCGCCTCGTGCAATCGCTGGATCGTCCTGGTCTCGGCGCGCGCTCGCTGTCCGAATGTCTGTCGCTGCAATTGAACGCGTTATCTCCGGATACGCCGGGACGCGATGTCGCTTGCCTGGTCGTCGAGCAGCATCTCGAACGCCTCGCGCGCCGCGAACAGGCTGAACTGCAAAAGCAGATCGGCTGCAGCGCCGAGGAACTGCGGGTGGCCTGCGCGCTGGTGCGCAAGCTTGACCCGAAGCCGGGCAACAGCTACGGCCGCACTGAAGACAACTATGTGGTGCCGGACGTGATCGTGCGTCAGGTGCGCAACAAATGGGTGGTGTCGATCAATCCGGCCGTGCAGCCGCGCGCGCGCATTCATCGCATGTATGCCGAGTTGTTCGCGCAGTCGGCCGGCGCAAGCCGCTCGCCGCTCGCACAGCAATTGCAGGAAGCACGCTGGCTGATCCGCAATGCCCAGCAACGCTTCGATACGATTCAACGCGTGGCCGAATGCATCGTCGCGTATCAGAAGGCCTTCTTCCAGTACGGTGAAATCGCGCTCAAGCCGATGGTGCTGCGCGATGTGGCCGAGGAGCTCGGTCTGCATGAGTCCACCATCTCGCGTGCGACCGGCAACAAATATATGGCGACGCCGCGCGGCATATTCGAGTTCAAACACTTTTTCCCGCGTGAACTCGGCACGGAAAGCGGCGGCACCTGTTCGGCCGCGGCGGTGCGCGCGCTGCTCAAGGAAATGATCGCCGCGGAGAACACGCACGATCCGCTGTCGGATGTGACGCTTGCGAGGATGCTCGCGGATCAGGGGGTGCTGGTGGCGCGGCGCACGGTGGCGAAATATCGCCATATGATGAAAGTGCCGCCGGCGGAACTGCGGCGCCAGGTTTAAGCGTACTTCGCCTCGGTTAAAGCGGGGCTTCATTGAACGGTCACGTGAGACGACATGCTCACGTGACTCTTTTTCGTATCTGGACGTTTCGCACGCGCCCCATTACATTGGCGGCTCAAGTCGAAACGGGGTGAGTCAATGAAGTACTCGAATCTGGTCGAGCGTTTGCAGGGCCGGCGTACGTCGGCGTGGGAGATCCACCGTGTCGCACAACAGGCGCTGGCCAATGGCGAAGACGTGATCGTGCTGAGCGTGGGGGACCCCGACTTCGCGACCCCCGCGCCGATCGTCGAGCGTGCAATCGAGGCGTTGCGCGACGGCGATACGCACTACAGCGCCGTGTCCGGGCGCGAACCGCTGCGTGCGGCGGTTGCCGAAGAACATGCGCACACCACCGGTTGCGACGTGAGCGCGGCCAACGTGATCCTGACGGCGGGTGCGCAGAACGGTGTGTTCGCCGCATCGCTGTGCCTGCTGGAAGCGGGCGACGAAGTGATCGTCCCTGAGCCGATGTACCTCACGTACGAGGCCTGCGTGCGCGCCGCGGGCGCCACGCTCGTGCCCGTGCCGGTCGATGCCGCGCGGGCATTCCACCTCGACTGTGACGCGCTCGAAGCGGCGATCACGCCGCGCACCCAGGCCATTTTCTTTGCCACACCCTGCAATCCGACCGGCGTGGTGATGCCGCGTGCCGACCTCGTGCGCATCGCACGGCTCGCCATCGAGCATGACCTATGGGTGCTGTCCGACGAGGTCTATGCGGATCTCACCTTCGAGCGGGAACATGTGAGCATTGCTGCGTTGCCCGGCATGGCGGAACGCACGGTGACGCTCGGCAGTCTGTCGAAATCGCATGCCATGGCGGGGTGGCGTGTGGGCTGGGCGATCGGGCCTGCCACGCTGATCGAGCATATGGGGCGGCTCGCGCTGGCCATGCTCTATGGCTTGCCGGGTTTCATCCAGCAGGCCGCGTTGACGGCCCTGCGAAACAAGACGCCGATCGTCGCCGAAATGCGCGAGGTTTACCGGCGCCGCCGCGATGTCGTGTTCGAGCGCTTGCATCGCGTGGCCGGCTTGCGTTGCCTGTTGCCTGAAGCCGGTATGTTCATGATGGTCGACGTCAGTGGCACGGGCCTCGACACGGTCGATTTCACCTGGCAACTGTTTCGCGCACAAGGCGTGTCGCTGCTCGACGCCAGCGCCTTCGGCGAAACCGCGAACGGCTTCGTGCGGCTGGGTTTCGTGGTCGACGAAGCGAGCCTGATCGACGCGTGCGAACGGATAGCCGCGTTCGTCGGCGGATTGCCGGTGCGCGCGCAGGCGTAGTCCGGAAAAAGGAAAACTGCCTCAGCCTTGAACGCCAGGCGATGCTCTTGCGGCGTCACGATAGCGGAGCCGCTTTCTTAAGTATTTCGAATGGCTTTCGTTTTCCCCGGTGAAACGATGCGGCGTGGGAGAGGTGCGCGTGGCAGCCAGTTTTCGATTGACGTCGTCGATGCTTACATTAAGAATCGTTCGCCCGGTTCGTCTTAACCTGGACGACCGGGACATCGACACCTATCGACGCGCAAACAGGAACCGCATGGCTATTCGCTACTATCTCGCGTTGCGCCGGTCACTGATGGCCGGATCCATGGCGGCCGCGCTGGTTGCGATGGCGCTCGTCCTCGCCATCATCGCGACATTCAGTCAGATGTGCGCGGCGGCCGAACTGGACGACTCATCCGCTGCGACCGCGAGCCCTGAAACAACCACGTCGCCGGCCAGTTCGGTGGGCGTGCCCGGCGTGCCCAGCGCTCAGGCAGAGACTTTGGGGCAAGCCGTCGATGCGAACGGTCAGCCAGTCAAGACGTCACGCGCCAATCCATCGCGTACCGGCCGTCCGCCAAGGGTTGCCGCAGCCGCCCAGACCGATGCGCAAGACAACTCGCAACACAGCGCCAAACCCGAGACACCGGCGATCCCCGTGCCGCCGGAAAGCACCGCGGTGACACAGCATTCGATCCGGCTCGACGGCCGCAAGATCGACTACACGGCGACTGCCGGCAACCTGCTGCTGCGCGACAAAACCGGCCAGGCCAATGCGAGCGTTTTCTACGTCGCCTACACGGTCGCCACCAAAGCACCCTCGACGCGCCCCGTCACGTTCCTCTTCAACGGCGGACCGGGCGCGGGCAGTGTGTTCCTGATGATGGGCTCGTTCGGGCCGAAGCGGGTGCGCACGGCGAGTCCCGCGATCACACCGCCCGCGCCGTATGTGCTGGACGACAACCCCGATAGCCTGCTCGACACCACCGATCTGGTCTTTATCGATGCCGTGGGCGCGGGCTTGTCGAGGGTCGTTGGGCACGGCACCGGAAAGGACTTCTGGGGCGTCGATCAAGACCTCGACGCGTTTTCGCAATTCATCGAACGCTATTTGACGGTGAACCAGCGCTGGAATTCGCCGAAGTACCTGCTCGGTGAATCGTACGGCACCGCGCGCGCCGCGATGCTCGCGTATCGGCTGGGGCAGGACAATATCGCGCTCAACGGCGTGATCCTGATGTCGTCGGTGCTCGATTCCGCGGCGTTTTCACCCGGCTCCGATTTCCAGAGCGAAAGCTACTTGCCGAGCTTCGCGGCGATCGCGTGGTACCACGACAAGATCGTGCCGAAGCCGGCCAGTCTGCCGGCCTTTCTCGACGAGGCCCGCGCGTTCGCACGCGGGCCTTATGCGCAAGCGCTCGCGCAGGGCGACGCGTTGCCTGACGCACAGCGCGACGAGATTGCCGCACGTGTCGCGCAGTTCACCGGGCTCGACGTCGACTACGTGAAACGAAGCCGCCTGCGTCTCTATCCGTCGCGCTTCCGCAATCAATTGCTGCGCGATCAATCGCGCAGCGTCGGCCGTTTCGACGCCCGTTTCGAAGGACTCGAATATGACGGCGTGTCCGAGCGTCCCGATTTCGACGCCTCGGTGAGCAGCGTGTCGAGTGCGTTCGACGCCGCGCTGCATCAGCATTTTGCGCAAGATCTGCACTTCACGCCTGCCGACCGCTATCGCGTCTTCAACGACGATGCGTTGAAGCAGTGGGACTGGAAACATCGCGAGTGGTGGGGCGAACGCTTGAACGAGCCGTATGCGGCGGGCGATCTCGCCGAAGGGATGCGCCAGAATCCGCAATTGCGCGTGATGTCGCTGAACGGCTATTTCGACCTCGCCACGCCGTTCTATGCGACCGAGTACGCGCTCGCGCATCTGGGTGTCGATGCGCCACTGCGCGCCAACGTGCACATCACCTACTATCCGACCGGCCACATGATCTATCTCGACGATGCCGCGTTGCATACCCTCAAGCGGGATCTGGCGAGCTTCTACGGGGCGGGCGCGAGCTAGCGTTGTAAGCAGCGGCCAGTCGTTGAACGGTATAATTCGTCCACTTTGGCGCGCGCGTTCGGCGGTGCGTCCATGCCGTTGTCTGCGCCTTCGCCAACCCGGCTTCATCAATCCAGGCTTCACCCGCGCTGCCCATGCCATTTCTCCCGATCCAGTCCTTCACGCGCAAACGACTTTCCGACGTGGTGTCCGACCAGATCAAGCAACTGATCTCGGACGGCTCGCTGATGCCCGGCGACCGGTTGCCGGCCGAACGCGATCTGGCCACGCAGCTCGGTGTGTCGCGGCCGTCGTTGCGGGAAGCGCTGATCAGGCTGGAAGCCGACGGTTATATCGAAACCTCGGGGCGGGGCGGCTTCACGGTTGTCGACGTCACCGCGCCGATTATCTCCAAGCCGCTCGCCGAGCTGCTGCTGCAAAATCCGCGTACCAGTGCCGATATTCTCGAACTGCGCCAGGGTCTCGAATCGATTTCGACGGTGTATGCCGCGGAGCGTGCCACGGCGGCCGATCTGCAGAAAATTACTGAAGCGTTCGAAGCATTGAAGGCCGGCTCCCAGTCGCAAGACCGCGTGAACCTCGCGGAACTGGACGCTGCGTTTCACCTCGCCATTGCCGACTCCACGCATAACATTGCGCTCGCTCATGTGATGCACGGTATCCATACGCTGATTCGCGAAGGCATGCGCCAGTACCATCGCCTGATCGACTACGACGACGCGATGGAAAAACAGTTGATGAGCCAGCATCAAGCCATCTACGACGCGGTCATCGCGCGCGATGCACAAAAGGCGCGCAAAGCCGCTGAGCGTCATCTGACCTATGTGCGCGAAATGTACAAGGAAGACGCGGCGAAACCTTCGCCGAGCGTGATTTCCTGAGTTTGCCAGGCATCTGATCTTCCGGTTTGTCTGACCTTTTGAGCCCCGCTCGCGCTCGCCTCGCGAGCGGCGGATCGCACACCTGCGCTGCCGCGTAGCGCCCCACGAAGCCCATCCCACCAGCGATTTCCGGTTGACACCGTCCGGCGCCCTCCCTATATAATTCGTGGTCAGACCAACATGACCAGTCTGACTGACTGATCACAATGCGCGACTGCAATGAGCGGCCACGCTGACCGGCCAGACGCCATGGCGTCGGCGGGAAACGCCTGCGCCGCCATGATTCCCGCACTAGAGTGAGTGAATCACCGGCTACCGTTTTTCTTTTCAATGATCTTATGAAAGTCGCCCTGTTTATCCCGTGCTTCATCGACGCGTTCTATCCCGAAGTGGGGATCGCCACGCTCGAATTGCTCGAACGCTTCGGCATCGAGGTCGACTATCCGCAGGAGCAAACCTGCTGCGGCCAGCCGATGGCCAACAGCGGTGCGCAGACCGAGGCAGCCGGTGCCGAGCGCGTGTTTGCGCGTAACTTTGCCGGCTACGACTACATCGTCGGGCCGTCGGCAAGTTGCATCCACCACGTACGCGAGCATTTGACCGCGCTCGAGCAGACCGACGAGGTCAGGAAGGTCCGCGCCAACGCCTATGAACTCGTCGAATTTCTACATGACGTGGTCGGCGCGCGCGAATTTCCCTGGGCCGAGTTTCCGCATCGCGTCGGCCTGCATAACAGTTGCAGCGCGTTGCGGCATCTGAAGGAAGCGTCGGTTTCGGAGATTGCCGGGGTACCGTTTTCGAAGCCACGCACCTTGCTCGAAGGCGTTAAAGGCATCGAATTCGTCAAGCCGTCGCGGCCGGATGAATGCTGCGGTTTCGGCGGCACCTTCTCGGTGACCGAAGAACCGGTGTCGGTGCGCATGGGGCAGGACAAGGTCCGCGATCACCTCAATGCGGGCGCGGAATACATCGTATCGGGCGATATGTCGTGCCTGATGCACCAGCAAGGCTGCGCGGAACGGATGAAAGCCGACGCACGCTTCATCCATATCGCGCAGGTCCTTAACGGAGCACGCGCATGAGCCGGATCGATCACGCGAAAGCCGCGGGCGCTTTCATCAGGAAGACGGAGCACGTCGCGTTTCACGACAAGCGTCTGTGGGATTTGCGTGAGAAGCGCGATGCGCAGGCACACGGCATCCCGGAGTGGGAGACGCTGCGTGAGCTGGCATCGGGCATCAAGGAACACACGCTGTCGCATCTGTCCGACTACCTCGAACAGTTCGCCGCGGCGGCTGAAGCCAATGGCGTCGTGGTGCATTGGGCCGCGACGGCTGAAGAGCACAATGCGCTGGTTCACACGATCATGTCCGAGCGTGGCATGACCACGCTCGTCAAAAGCAAGTCGATGCTCACCGACGAATGCAAGATGCGCGAGTATCTCGAACCGCGCGGCATCACGGTGATGGAGACCGATCTCGGCGAGCGCATCCAGCAGCTCGATCATCAGGACCCGAGCCATATGGTGGTGCCCGCGGTTCATAAACTGCGAGGCGACGTGGCCGAACTGTTCGGCCGAACCATCGGCACCGATCCGCAAAACAGCGACATTCACTACCTCGCGGAAAGCCAGCGAATGAACACGCGGCCGTACTTCGTGCGCGAGAAAACGGCCGGCATGACGGGATGTAATTTCGCGGTGGCGGAGACGGGCACGGTCGTGGTGTGTACCAACGAAGGCAATGCCGACCTGTCGGCGAATGTGCCGCCGTTGCATATCGCGTCGATCGGTATCGAGAAGCTGATTCCGAAGGTCTCGGACCTCGGCGTGTTCATCCGCATGCTGTCACGCAGCGCGCTCGGCTCGCCGATTACGCAGTACACCTCGCATTTTCGCGCGCCGCGTCCGGGCACCGAGATGCATTTCATCCTCGTCGATCATGGCCGCTCGGAGCGGCTTGCGATGGAGGACTTCTGGTATTCGCTCAAATGCATTCGCTGCGGCGCGTGTATGAACACGTGCCCGGTGTACCGGCGCAGTGGCGGCTTGTCGTATGGCGGCACGTATTCGGGGCCGATCGGCGCGATCATCAATCCGACCTTCGATCTGAAGCGTTATAGCGCGTTGCCGTTCGCGTCGACGCTCAACGGCAGTTGCACGAATGTGTGTCCGGTGAAGATCAATATTCACGAGCAGATTTACAAATGGCGCACGGTGATCGCCGAGCGTCATGAGGTGCCGTTCGTGAAGCAGGAAGTGCTGAAGATGGCAGGGCGCTTGCTCGTGAGTCCGACGCTGTATCGGGCGACAGTGTCGTCGATGGGCGGCGCGCTGCGGCGGCTGCCGAATTTCGTGCTGTACAACCCGCTCAATATCTGGGGCCGGCAGCGTGAGCTGCCTGAGGCGCCAAAGCTGACCTTCCACGCCTGGTACAAGAAGAATCGGGGAGATGGCAATGGCAACGCGTGAAGCTTTTCTGGCAAAGGTGCGTGAGTCGCAGCCGCCGGCGCGGCCACGGCCTGATGTGCCGCTGTTTACTACGGTGGGCGGGGATTTGCGGGCGCGCTTCACGACGGCATTGCAGGCGATGGGGGGCACCTGTGTCGAAGCGTCGGCTGCGGGTGACGTGCTCGCACTGATCCGTGAGCGGTTCGGCGATGCGGCGTCGGTGGCGTCGGCGACGCCCGAAGTGCCCGGCACCCGTGTGATCACGGCCGAAACCGAACCGGCTTCGTTGCAGGATATCGATGTGGGGGTGGTGCGGGCGCGCTTCGGCGTTGCTGAAACGGGCTCGGTGTGGTTCAGCGAGCGCGAGTATGTCGTCAACGCGCTGGGGTACATCGTGCAGCATCTGGTGGTGCTGCTCGATCCGGCGCAATTGCTCGACGGCTTGCAGGACGTGTACCGTCGCGACGACTTCCGCGATGCACGCTATGCGGCGCTGGTCACCGGCCCCTCGGCCACGGCGGATATCGAAGGCGTGCTGATACGCGGCGCGCAGGGGGTGCGGTCGTTGACGGTGGCGTGGGTGGCAGGGTCGGAAGGGATCTAGCGGTCGGCTTGGGCTCCGGGCGCAATGCTTGTTCTCTTCCAAGCGTGTGTTATACTAACCCGGTGATCGATGTTAGATGTAATTTTATTATAAAAATCATTAGGTTATGTAATATTTTAGGATAACTTGATGAGCGGAGTTTGTCATGGTGCTCGAAGATCGGCTGAAGATAGCAATTGCCAAGCGGGCGTCCGACGTGTTCCTGCGGACCGAGCTCGCTCGTCTTGGCAGTGAAGCCCAGATTGGGCGTGCGCTCCGCAAGTTGCTTGAGAGCGGGGTCATCGTCAAACTCGGCGTCGGCGTGTATGCAAAAGCCAAGCGCAGCGTGCTGTCAGGCGCGCCGATCCCTGTTCAGCCAGTTGAAATCCTAGCCGAGGAAGCCCTGACCAGGATGGGTGTCGAAGTCTACCCAAGCAGGCAAGTCGAGTTATACAACGCTGGTAAAACCACTCAATTGCCGGCCGGAACCGTGATCAATACCGGCAATCGCCGCATAGTGCGGAAATTGGGTTTCGGCAACAAAACTGTTCAGTATGAAAATAATCTCGGCAGAACAGAAAGAGCTTATTGATTCGATCACGGCAGAGGGGCTGGCCGGAAACCTCTCTGCTTTCATTCTCGAGAAAGATGTCCATGTCACTGACGCCTTGCACGCGTTGGCGAAACTGCAGCATCAGCACATTCAGTTCGTATTTTGCGGCGGCACGAGCCTGTCCAAAGCGCATGGCTTGATCGAGCGGATGTCCGAGGACGTCGATCTGAAGGTGGTGCTGAATGCGGATCACGGGCTCTCGCAAAACGGTGTGAAGAC
This genomic interval carries:
- a CDS encoding BON domain-containing protein, translated to MKTIQLLKTAGSIACVAFALNATAQTSASAPSAASETIGQHVDDGTITTKAKAELLSAKNVKSTHIHVKTRKGVVWLTGSVPSADDKAAAGEVVKGVDGVSSVRNHLKIVAE
- a CDS encoding RNA polymerase, sigma 54 subunit, RpoN/SigL, with the translated sequence MPSIELRTRQSLALTPRLQQSVRLLQLSSLEFQQELRTALDTNPFLEYDSTDTEDVALAAATPGDDAGEMPATDTAAAATAEPESLPADTGGSDTIESAGQDDIPGDFSGDYSSRSSMRQNGDADSSDPAEWARSQPTLREQLHDSLCLYRLDDRDRAVARFIIEALDDDGYLRQSLSDLAASVELQPELTEAELLVALRLVQSLDRPGLGARSLSECLSLQLNALSPDTPGRDVACLVVEQHLERLARREQAELQKQIGCSAEELRVACALVRKLDPKPGNSYGRTEDNYVVPDVIVRQVRNKWVVSINPAVQPRARIHRMYAELFAQSAGASRSPLAQQLQEARWLIRNAQQRFDTIQRVAECIVAYQKAFFQYGEIALKPMVLRDVAEELGLHESTISRATGNKYMATPRGIFEFKHFFPRELGTESGGTCSAAAVRALLKEMIAAENTHDPLSDVTLARMLADQGVLVARRTVAKYRHMMKVPPAELRRQV
- a CDS encoding arginine:pyruvate transaminase, whose translation is MKYSNLVERLQGRRTSAWEIHRVAQQALANGEDVIVLSVGDPDFATPAPIVERAIEALRDGDTHYSAVSGREPLRAAVAEEHAHTTGCDVSAANVILTAGAQNGVFAASLCLLEAGDEVIVPEPMYLTYEACVRAAGATLVPVPVDAARAFHLDCDALEAAITPRTQAIFFATPCNPTGVVMPRADLVRIARLAIEHDLWVLSDEVYADLTFEREHVSIAALPGMAERTVTLGSLSKSHAMAGWRVGWAIGPATLIEHMGRLALAMLYGLPGFIQQAALTALRNKTPIVAEMREVYRRRRDVVFERLHRVAGLRCLLPEAGMFMMVDVSGTGLDTVDFTWQLFRAQGVSLLDASAFGETANGFVRLGFVVDEASLIDACERIAAFVGGLPVRAQA
- a CDS encoding Carboxypeptidase C (cathepsin A), giving the protein MAIRYYLALRRSLMAGSMAAALVAMALVLAIIATFSQMCAAAELDDSSAATASPETTTSPASSVGVPGVPSAQAETLGQAVDANGQPVKTSRANPSRTGRPPRVAAAAQTDAQDNSQHSAKPETPAIPVPPESTAVTQHSIRLDGRKIDYTATAGNLLLRDKTGQANASVFYVAYTVATKAPSTRPVTFLFNGGPGAGSVFLMMGSFGPKRVRTASPAITPPAPYVLDDNPDSLLDTTDLVFIDAVGAGLSRVVGHGTGKDFWGVDQDLDAFSQFIERYLTVNQRWNSPKYLLGESYGTARAAMLAYRLGQDNIALNGVILMSSVLDSAAFSPGSDFQSESYLPSFAAIAWYHDKIVPKPASLPAFLDEARAFARGPYAQALAQGDALPDAQRDEIAARVAQFTGLDVDYVKRSRLRLYPSRFRNQLLRDQSRSVGRFDARFEGLEYDGVSERPDFDASVSSVSSAFDAALHQHFAQDLHFTPADRYRVFNDDALKQWDWKHREWWGERLNEPYAAGDLAEGMRQNPQLRVMSLNGYFDLATPFYATEYALAHLGVDAPLRANVHITYYPTGHMIYLDDAALHTLKRDLASFYGAGAS
- a CDS encoding transcriptional regulator, GntR family, coding for MPFLPIQSFTRKRLSDVVSDQIKQLISDGSLMPGDRLPAERDLATQLGVSRPSLREALIRLEADGYIETSGRGGFTVVDVTAPIISKPLAELLLQNPRTSADILELRQGLESISTVYAAERATAADLQKITEAFEALKAGSQSQDRVNLAELDAAFHLAIADSTHNIALAHVMHGIHTLIREGMRQYHRLIDYDDAMEKQLMSQHQAIYDAVIARDAQKARKAAERHLTYVREMYKEDAAKPSPSVIS
- a CDS encoding L-lactate dehydrogenase complex protein LldE, translated to MKVALFIPCFIDAFYPEVGIATLELLERFGIEVDYPQEQTCCGQPMANSGAQTEAAGAERVFARNFAGYDYIVGPSASCIHHVREHLTALEQTDEVRKVRANAYELVEFLHDVVGAREFPWAEFPHRVGLHNSCSALRHLKEASVSEIAGVPFSKPRTLLEGVKGIEFVKPSRPDECCGFGGTFSVTEEPVSVRMGQDKVRDHLNAGAEYIVSGDMSCLMHQQGCAERMKADARFIHIAQVLNGARA
- a CDS encoding L-lactate dehydrogenase complex protein LldF; translation: MSRIDHAKAAGAFIRKTEHVAFHDKRLWDLREKRDAQAHGIPEWETLRELASGIKEHTLSHLSDYLEQFAAAAEANGVVVHWAATAEEHNALVHTIMSERGMTTLVKSKSMLTDECKMREYLEPRGITVMETDLGERIQQLDHQDPSHMVVPAVHKLRGDVAELFGRTIGTDPQNSDIHYLAESQRMNTRPYFVREKTAGMTGCNFAVAETGTVVVCTNEGNADLSANVPPLHIASIGIEKLIPKVSDLGVFIRMLSRSALGSPITQYTSHFRAPRPGTEMHFILVDHGRSERLAMEDFWYSLKCIRCGACMNTCPVYRRSGGLSYGGTYSGPIGAIINPTFDLKRYSALPFASTLNGSCTNVCPVKINIHEQIYKWRTVIAERHEVPFVKQEVLKMAGRLLVSPTLYRATVSSMGGALRRLPNFVLYNPLNIWGRQRELPEAPKLTFHAWYKKNRGDGNGNA
- a CDS encoding L-lactate dehydrogenase complex protein LldG; amino-acid sequence: MATREAFLAKVRESQPPARPRPDVPLFTTVGGDLRARFTTALQAMGGTCVEASAAGDVLALIRERFGDAASVASATPEVPGTRVITAETEPASLQDIDVGVVRARFGVAETGSVWFSEREYVVNALGYIVQHLVVLLDPAQLLDGLQDVYRRDDFRDARYAALVTGPSATADIEGVLIRGAQGVRSLTVAWVAGSEGI